In Macaca fascicularis isolate 582-1 chromosome 12, T2T-MFA8v1.1, the genomic stretch TATCCATCACCCACCCAAGTGTGAGATCTGTGTATGTTAGTGGAGCTGCACAGGGACCAGAGCCAAGGGTCTGCCCCACAGGCTCAGTGCAGAGAATCAGGACGGCAAGCAGAGGCCTCAGGGGCATATTTGAGACCCTGCtgctccccctctccccctcaaGCTGGAACCCCCAAGGAGGCGGGTTGTGACCTGCAAGAAGGCTCTTCCAGGACTCCCAAACAGGCAGGGCAGAAATGTGCCTGCTGCAGCCCCTCTAGCGACCTGGGGGGTAGTGGGCGAGGTGGGGTGGCGAAGAGGAAACAGACCTGACAGTCACATTGGAGGAGCCACTGCAACGCGACCCAGCTGGGACCTGTGCATCCGGTGAGGGCACTCACTACTCACACTGGCCCCCCACACAAATTCAaaggcagagggaaggagggctgtTCCCATGGTTTATCTGCTACCGCGACCCAGTGCATCAGAACAAGCTGACCCATGCTCTAGGATCCGGAGGAGGTAGGAGCAGCCACCACCCCTCCTCAACTCTGACCCTGAGGAGACCACTCGAACGACGACCACcgccttccccttccccttccccttccccggAACGGGGGGAGGGAAAAGACTCAGGACAGAGGGTGGGGATTGGGGCGGGACTTGAAATTGACATGTGAGAGTCTATTGGTCACGGGAGCTGCCCATCAGGAGTGCAACTCGGGAGCGGATTGGCCGCGTGAGGCGGGGCACAGCGCGGCGAAAAAAGGGGCCCAAGGGGTGGGGCTGACGCTGCAGCTGGCGCAGCTCAGGCTCAGAGCAGCGGAACCGCCTAGCAGCCACCTTCCCCCGCCAGTCCGCGCGCCCGGGCCGGGGCTAGGCCCCCCACCGCCGGGTCCCCCGGGGCTGCAGTAGCAGCGGCGCCGCCCGCGGCTCCCGCTGGGGCCCGGGCGCCGGCCCCGCTCTGCAGGATGGGCACGGTGTTGTCTCTTTCCCCTGCCTCCTCGGCCAAGGGCCGGAGGCCCGGCGGGCTGCCCGAAGAGAAGAAGAAGGCGCCGCCCGCGGGGGACGAGGCGCTGGGGGGCTACGGGGCGCCGCCAGTGGGCAAGGGCGGCAAAGGCGAGAGCCGACTCAAGCGGCCGTCCGTGCTCATCTCGGCGCTCACCTGGAAGCGCCTGGTGGCCGCGTCCGCCAAGAAGAAGAAAGGCAGCAAGAAGGTGACACCCAAGCCGGCATCCACGGGCCCCGACCCCCTGGTCCAGCAACGCAACCGCGAGAACCTTCTCCGCAAGGGCCGGGATCCCCCCGACGGCGGTGGCACCGCCAAGCCCCTGGCGGTGCCAGTGCCCACCGTGCCCGCGGCTGCCGCCACCTGCGAGCCACCGTCGGGGGGCAGCGCGGCCGCTCAGCCGCCGGGCTCGGGAGGGGGAAAGCCTCCGCCGCCGCCTCCCCCAGCCCCGCAGGCGGCGCCGCCGGTGCCTGGCGGCTCGCCGCGGCGGGTCATCGTGCAGGCGTCCACCGGCGAGCTGCTGCGCTGTCTGGGCGACTTCGTGTGCCGACGCTGCTACCGCCTCAAGGAGCTGAGCCCCGGCGAGCTGGTAGGCTGGTTCCGCGGTGTGGACCGCTCGCTGCTGCTGCAGGGCTGGCAAGACCAGGCCTTCATTACGCCCGCCAACCTGGTGTTCGTGTACCTGCTGTGCCGCGAGTCGCTGCGTGGGGACGAGCTGGCGTCGGCCGCCGAGCTGCAGGCCGCCTTCCTCACCTGCCTCTACCTCGCCTACTCCTACATGGGCAACGAGATCTCCTACCCACTCAAGCCCTTCCTCGTGGAGCCCGACAAGGAGCGCTTCTGGCAGCGCTGCCTGCGCCTCATCCAGCGGCTCAGCCCGCAGATGCTGCGGCTCAACGCCGACCCCCACTTCTTCACGCAGGTCTTTCAAGACCTCAAGAACGAGGGCGAGGCCGCCGCCAGCGGCGGGGGCCCACCGAACGGGGGCGCGTCCGCCGCCTCCTCGGCCGCCAGGGACAGCTGCGCGGCCGGAGCCAAGCACTGGACTATGAACCTGGACCGCTAGGGATACGCAGGG encodes the following:
- the CDK5R2 gene encoding cyclin-dependent kinase 5 activator 2, which encodes MGTVLSLSPASSAKGRRPGGLPEEKKKAPPAGDEALGGYGAPPVGKGGKGESRLKRPSVLISALTWKRLVAASAKKKKGSKKVTPKPASTGPDPLVQQRNRENLLRKGRDPPDGGGTAKPLAVPVPTVPAAAATCEPPSGGSAAAQPPGSGGGKPPPPPPPAPQAAPPVPGGSPRRVIVQASTGELLRCLGDFVCRRCYRLKELSPGELVGWFRGVDRSLLLQGWQDQAFITPANLVFVYLLCRESLRGDELASAAELQAAFLTCLYLAYSYMGNEISYPLKPFLVEPDKERFWQRCLRLIQRLSPQMLRLNADPHFFTQVFQDLKNEGEAAASGGGPPNGGASAASSAARDSCAAGAKHWTMNLDR